From Brochothrix thermosphacta DSM 20171 = FSL F6-1036, a single genomic window includes:
- a CDS encoding ROK family protein: MGVVLTDGEIVETKEVTIQHFDGLHILSEMKEWVIAHPEVSGIAISAPGYVNPKTGVISMGGAIRDFDEFNMLEWSEKNLKLPTAIENDANCALLAEKWLGKAKPLENFLCLTIGTGIGGGIYVNDKLVRGNRYRAGEFGYMFTETPGTALPGTQTLNDTTTIYRMRMQYAAYTERALEDITGEEIFAGYDAGDVVCTRLVSSFYNGICTGLYNLIYLFDPSHIFIGGGITSRPTFIEELKEQMTWFGLRDTVIEAVTHRNQAGLLGAVYHYLQGE, encoded by the coding sequence ATGGGCGTTGTACTAACCGATGGCGAAATTGTTGAAACAAAAGAAGTGACGATTCAGCATTTTGATGGTTTACATATTTTATCAGAGATGAAAGAATGGGTGATTGCACATCCAGAAGTTAGTGGAATTGCAATTAGTGCGCCTGGTTACGTTAATCCCAAAACGGGTGTTATTTCAATGGGTGGTGCTATTCGTGATTTTGATGAATTTAATATGTTAGAATGGTCAGAAAAAAATTTAAAGCTACCAACTGCAATTGAAAATGATGCTAATTGTGCATTATTAGCAGAAAAATGGTTGGGCAAAGCCAAACCGTTAGAAAACTTCTTGTGCTTAACAATCGGAACGGGAATTGGTGGCGGCATTTATGTGAATGATAAACTAGTTCGTGGCAATCGCTATAGAGCGGGCGAATTTGGCTATATGTTCACTGAAACACCGGGTACAGCATTGCCGGGTACACAAACACTTAATGATACAACGACGATTTATCGTATGAGAATGCAATATGCAGCATACACAGAACGTGCATTGGAAGATATTACAGGTGAAGAAATTTTTGCAGGGTATGATGCAGGTGATGTTGTTTGTACGCGATTGGTCTCTTCATTTTATAACGGTATTTGTACAGGATTGTACAATTTAATCTATCTCTTTGATCCATCACATATTTTTATTGGTGGTGGAATTACCAGTCGTCCAACATTTATTGAGGAGTTAAAGGAACAAATGACATGGTTTGGTTTACGTGACACTGTGATTGAGGCAGTGACGCATCGTAATCAAGCGGGATTGTTAGGGGCAGTTTATCATTATCTACAGGGGGAATAA
- a CDS encoding PTS sugar transporter subunit IIC — protein MSMMTKFERGMEKMLVPVANKLNSQRHIAAIRDAFILVFPLIMAGSIVTLLNFAVLSPDGFIAKILFLGKIFPNLASAQALFTPVMQGSTNIMAILIVFLVARNLAISFKEDDLLAGLTAVGAFFIVYTPYETVNNQAYMTVKFLGAQGLFVAIIVGIIVGEVFSRLSRSPKLLIKMPDQVPPAVARSFKVLIPIVIITILFSVLNYLITLVSPKGINDLVYTVIQSPLKDMGTNIYSVLLLGFISNILWVLGIHGPNTIAAIRDTIFTEPNLENLSYVAAHGTAWGAPYPETWGGLNDAFANYGGSGMTLGLLIAIFIASRRADYRDIAKLSIGPGLFNINEPVIFGLPIVLNPILIIPFIITPAINTLIGFFFVSTKIIPPIAYQVPWTTPGPLIPFLGTGGNFLALAVGLLCLAVSVLIYLPFVMVSNKVNAADAEERASEA, from the coding sequence ATGAGTATGATGACAAAGTTTGAACGTGGTATGGAAAAAATGTTGGTACCAGTTGCCAATAAATTAAACTCGCAGCGCCATATTGCTGCGATTCGTGATGCTTTTATCCTGGTGTTCCCGCTTATTATGGCAGGATCAATTGTTACATTACTAAACTTTGCAGTTCTTTCACCAGATGGATTTATTGCGAAAATATTGTTCTTAGGAAAGATTTTTCCGAATCTAGCTTCGGCACAGGCACTATTTACACCGGTTATGCAAGGTTCCACGAATATTATGGCAATATTAATTGTTTTCCTCGTCGCCCGAAATTTGGCGATATCATTTAAGGAAGATGATTTACTCGCAGGTTTAACAGCTGTTGGTGCGTTCTTTATTGTTTATACACCGTATGAAACAGTAAATAACCAAGCATATATGACAGTTAAGTTTTTAGGAGCTCAAGGTCTTTTCGTTGCTATTATTGTTGGTATTATTGTCGGCGAGGTTTTCAGTCGACTATCACGTTCTCCTAAATTACTAATAAAAATGCCTGATCAGGTACCACCCGCAGTCGCACGTTCGTTTAAAGTGTTAATTCCAATTGTAATTATCACAATTCTATTCTCAGTATTAAACTATTTAATCACATTGGTTTCACCAAAAGGGATCAATGATTTGGTTTATACAGTTATTCAATCACCATTAAAAGATATGGGTACCAATATTTATTCAGTCTTATTACTTGGATTCATTTCCAACATTTTATGGGTGCTTGGTATTCACGGCCCAAATACAATCGCAGCTATTCGCGATACTATTTTCACAGAGCCAAACTTAGAAAACTTATCTTATGTTGCAGCACATGGTACAGCTTGGGGCGCGCCATATCCTGAAACATGGGGTGGATTAAATGATGCATTCGCTAACTATGGTGGTTCTGGTATGACACTTGGTTTGTTAATTGCCATCTTCATTGCATCTCGTCGAGCGGATTATCGTGATATAGCAAAACTATCGATAGGACCCGGATTATTCAATATCAATGAACCAGTAATCTTTGGTTTACCGATTGTATTGAATCCAATCCTTATTATTCCGTTTATCATCACACCTGCAATTAATACGTTAATTGGTTTCTTCTTTGTATCAACAAAGATTATTCCGCCAATAGCTTATCAAGTACCTTGGACAACACCTGGACCGTTAATTCCGTTCTTAGGAACCGGTGGTAATTTCTTAGCTTTAGCTGTGGGTCTCTTATGTTTGGCAGTATCAGTTCTGATTTACTTACCGTTTGTAATGGTATCGAATAAAGTTAACGCAGCTGATGCAGAAGAACGTGCTTCTGAAGCATAA
- a CDS encoding PTS sugar transporter subunit IIB, whose translation MKEILLVCAAGMSTSLLVNKMKAHADEVGVEVSIEALSISEASKKIDTADIVMLGPQVRYQKPQVDEMVAGRIPVLVIEMKDYGMINGKAVLETALKAIEG comes from the coding sequence ATGAAGGAAATATTATTAGTATGTGCAGCAGGAATGTCTACAAGTTTATTGGTTAACAAAATGAAAGCGCATGCAGACGAAGTTGGCGTTGAAGTATCGATTGAAGCTTTATCAATTTCAGAAGCATCAAAAAAAATTGATACAGCAGATATCGTAATGTTAGGGCCTCAAGTACGTTATCAAAAACCACAAGTTGATGAAATGGTAGCTGGTCGTATTCCTGTACTTGTGATTGAAATGAAAGATTATGGAATGATTAATGGGAAAGCCGTTTTAGAAACTGCATTAAAAGCAATCGAAGGCTAA
- a CDS encoding glycoside hydrolase family 1 protein yields the protein MEHKRLSPFPKDFLWGSASAAYQVEGAWDKDGKGPSVWDEFVRIPGTTFKETNGDVAVDHYHRYKEDVALMAEQGLKAYRFSIAWSRVLPTGRGEINEQGLQFYDDLIDELIAHNIKPVVTLYHWDIPQGLQDAYGGWESRQIIEDFTTYAAILFERFNGRVHHWVTLNEQNVFISHGYQLAYHPPGVSDEKRMYNANHNANLANASAINKFRELGTSGKIGPSFAYGPNYAIDAHPKNELAALNAEEFNANFWMDIYVWGEYPKAIFHWLEEQGWAPEILTGDTELLKKGKPDFMGVNYYRTMTNAFNPIDGVGHGKMNTTGEKGTSEEKGVPGLFKIQDNPYLEKTNWDWEIDPTGLRIGLRRIASRYRLPILITENGLGEYDSLTDDKEIHDEYRIDYLRQHSLAIQEAITDGVEMLGYCTWSFTDLLSWLNGYQKRYGFVYVDREENDEKELKRYKKDSFYWYQKTIKENGANLVDE from the coding sequence ATGGAGCATAAACGTTTAAGTCCTTTTCCAAAAGATTTCTTATGGGGATCGGCATCAGCAGCCTACCAAGTAGAAGGTGCATGGGATAAAGACGGCAAAGGCCCATCAGTATGGGATGAATTTGTCCGTATTCCAGGTACAACATTTAAAGAAACAAACGGTGATGTAGCCGTGGACCATTATCATCGTTACAAAGAAGATGTGGCTTTAATGGCTGAACAAGGATTAAAAGCTTATCGTTTTTCTATCGCATGGAGCCGTGTTTTACCAACAGGTCGAGGTGAAATCAATGAACAAGGTTTACAATTTTATGATGATTTAATTGATGAATTAATTGCTCATAATATTAAACCTGTCGTGACTTTATATCACTGGGATATTCCTCAAGGTCTACAAGATGCTTATGGTGGTTGGGAATCACGTCAAATCATTGAAGATTTCACAACATATGCTGCAATTTTGTTCGAACGTTTCAACGGGCGAGTACATCACTGGGTAACTTTGAATGAACAAAATGTGTTCATCTCGCACGGTTATCAATTAGCGTACCATCCACCAGGCGTTTCAGATGAAAAACGTATGTATAATGCAAACCATAACGCAAACTTAGCAAATGCTTCAGCAATCAACAAGTTCCGTGAATTAGGGACATCAGGTAAAATAGGTCCAAGTTTTGCATATGGTCCTAACTATGCGATTGATGCACATCCTAAAAATGAATTAGCGGCTTTAAATGCAGAAGAATTTAATGCTAATTTCTGGATGGATATTTATGTATGGGGTGAGTATCCTAAGGCTATCTTCCACTGGCTAGAAGAACAAGGTTGGGCACCGGAGATATTAACAGGTGATACTGAATTACTGAAAAAAGGAAAGCCAGATTTTATGGGCGTAAACTATTACCGTACAATGACAAATGCCTTTAATCCAATTGATGGAGTCGGGCACGGTAAAATGAATACAACAGGTGAAAAAGGTACAAGTGAAGAAAAAGGTGTGCCAGGACTATTCAAGATACAAGATAATCCATATCTTGAAAAAACAAACTGGGATTGGGAAATTGACCCAACTGGTTTAAGAATAGGTTTGCGTCGTATCGCAAGTCGCTATCGTTTACCAATCTTAATTACAGAGAATGGTTTAGGGGAATACGATAGTTTGACAGACGATAAGGAAATTCACGATGAGTATCGAATTGATTACTTACGCCAACATTCATTAGCGATTCAAGAAGCGATTACAGATGGGGTTGAAATGTTAGGCTACTGTACATGGAGCTTCACTGACTTACTAAGTTGGTTAAACGGTTACCAAAAACGTTACGGCTTTGTATATGTTGACCGTGAAGAAAACGATGAGAAAGAGCTTAAAAGATATAAGAAAGACAGCTTTTATTGGTACCAAAAAACAATTAAAGAAAATGGTGCCAATTTAGTTGATGAGTAA
- a CDS encoding MurR/RpiR family transcriptional regulator gives MFTNEEVRQFTETEHHLYRYIRDNRDKVMFMRVRELSEATHVSPASIVRFTRKVGCEGFSEFKVKLKQEAVKKEKAQTIDTVEVLEEFFERTMNRGYDEILDEAVDMINEADLVVFFGIGTSGILAEYGSRFFSNMKQRTFFIKDPFYPNAGQQFKNAVMIILSVSGETDQVLEQAHNMLDYGSKIISITNTTHNTLAGLSDVNISYYVTQEMVDRTNITTQIPVLFILEAMAKKNYDREHND, from the coding sequence ATGTTTACAAATGAAGAAGTTAGACAATTCACTGAAACGGAACATCACTTGTATCGCTATATCCGAGATAATCGAGATAAAGTGATGTTTATGCGAGTGCGTGAACTTTCCGAGGCAACTCATGTTTCTCCAGCGTCAATTGTTCGTTTTACACGTAAAGTAGGTTGTGAAGGTTTTTCAGAATTTAAAGTTAAATTAAAACAAGAAGCTGTCAAAAAAGAAAAAGCACAAACAATCGATACAGTTGAAGTGTTGGAAGAATTTTTTGAGCGAACAATGAACCGTGGTTATGATGAAATATTAGATGAAGCGGTTGATATGATTAATGAAGCTGATTTAGTGGTTTTCTTTGGTATTGGAACATCAGGCATTTTAGCAGAGTATGGTTCACGTTTCTTTTCTAATATGAAACAACGTACTTTTTTTATAAAGGATCCCTTTTATCCAAATGCAGGACAACAATTTAAAAATGCCGTCATGATTATATTATCCGTATCGGGTGAAACAGATCAGGTGTTGGAGCAGGCTCATAACATGTTAGATTACGGTAGTAAAATTATCAGTATTACAAATACAACGCATAATACATTAGCAGGGTTATCTGATGTTAATATTTCATACTATGTAACGCAAGAAATGGTTGATCGAACGAATATCACCACTCAAATTCCTGTCCTTTTTATTTTAGAAGCAATGGCTAAAAAGAATTACGATCGTGAGCATAATGATTAA
- a CDS encoding PTS lactose/cellobiose transporter subunit IIA produces MNEMETIIFGMISHVGSARSSYLEGLRAARTGDFTEAESKIEEGNESLKTGHSVHHQLIQKEASGEKVEIQLLLVHAEDLLITTETLREVVIEFVNVYKRMEK; encoded by the coding sequence ATGAATGAAATGGAAACGATTATATTTGGTATGATTAGCCATGTCGGCTCAGCACGTAGTAGCTATCTCGAGGGCTTGCGAGCAGCAAGAACCGGCGATTTTACAGAAGCTGAGAGTAAAATTGAAGAAGGAAACGAATCATTAAAAACAGGTCACAGTGTGCACCACCAATTGATCCAAAAAGAAGCATCAGGTGAGAAAGTCGAAATTCAACTTTTATTAGTACATGCTGAGGATCTTTTAATTACAACTGAAACATTACGCGAAGTCGTGATTGAGTTTGTTAACGTTTATAAACGTATGGAAAAATAA